Proteins from a genomic interval of Massilia sp. KIM:
- a CDS encoding chorismate lyase, with product MRAGSLRLAAWRPHARAVRAPWKMEDWLTTPGSLTARLVAHSARFRVRRLHQQVGLCLADEARAIGLPRPERVWEREVLLECDGRPVVFGHTVVPMRCSASDWPLFSALGERSLGTTLFYDPLVRRGQLEFARLRAGHPLVERVRAATGESKETVYYARRCVYRRRQGLLLVTEVFLPEVLDLAPSATLKNTK from the coding sequence GTGAGGGCCGGTTCGCTGCGCCTGGCGGCCTGGCGGCCGCACGCCCGCGCCGTGCGCGCGCCGTGGAAGATGGAAGACTGGCTGACCACGCCCGGCTCGCTGACCGCGCGCCTGGTCGCGCACAGCGCGCGCTTCCGGGTGCGCCGCCTGCACCAGCAGGTCGGCCTGTGCCTGGCGGACGAGGCGCGCGCGATCGGCCTGCCGCGCCCCGAGCGCGTGTGGGAGCGCGAGGTGCTGCTCGAGTGCGACGGCCGCCCGGTGGTGTTCGGCCACACGGTGGTGCCGATGCGCTGCAGCGCCAGCGACTGGCCGCTGTTTTCGGCGCTGGGCGAGCGTTCGCTCGGCACCACCCTGTTCTACGACCCGCTGGTGCGGCGCGGGCAGCTGGAATTCGCGCGCCTGCGCGCGGGCCATCCGCTGGTCGAGCGCGTGCGCGCGGCGACGGGGGAATCGAAAGAGACTGTTTACTATGCGCGGCGCTGCGTCTATCGCCGCCGTCAAGGACTGCTGCTGGTCACCGAGGTATTCTTGCCCGAGGTGCTGGACCTGGCGCCGTCCGCAACACTGAAGAACACGAAATAA
- a CDS encoding ribonuclease catalytic domain-containing protein, which produces MNLFFEESGDFKAGAVLSTAGEAHQVELPSGKRTKVKSKDVLLQFDKPEPEALMEAARGIAAEVDLDFLWEVAGQEEFGFAELGAEYFGHAPLPAEAAGLVLALHGAPIYFYKKGRGRYKAAPEQSLKAALAGIEKKKQQGIIQAAYVEELKGGKLPQAMQSIVHQLLFKPDKNTIEYKALEAAADEMQTTAQRLMLANGGLASPKELHMARFLFEHFPRGAGFPAVELPKAPADLPLAEVAAFSIDDVTTTEIDDAFSVVRLEDGTVRVGIHIAAPGLGIRPDDAIDKIARARMSTVYMPGDKITMLPDEVVNAFTLAEGKDCPALSLYAVLDPQDWSVKSTVTRAERVPIRSNLRHNDLDDVVNEDTLNSGAGDYPHKEELGFLWQWALQLEAGRMKKREAFGLKPEQANRVDFNFYVEDDVVTIVRRKRGAPLDKIVAELMIFANSTWGKLLHDSGVPGIYRSQTPGAGGWAAKMQVRMVTHAAPHQGLGVDQYAWSTSPLRRYTDLVNQWQILACAEHGVTAPLVAPFKHRDATLFSIVSAFDAAYSAYNDFQQNMERYWCLRWLGQQNARQVDAVVLKDEIVRLVEIPLVARLAGMPQVARGAAVKLDILRWDEVDLSLEARLLEVASAAPDVELALEEEEENESGAAEAAEVAEAEGSVTAVDTGGEQQPSPASAQ; this is translated from the coding sequence ATGAATCTATTCTTTGAAGAGTCGGGCGATTTCAAGGCCGGCGCCGTGCTGTCGACGGCGGGCGAGGCCCACCAGGTCGAGCTCCCGAGCGGCAAGCGCACCAAGGTCAAGTCCAAGGACGTGCTGCTGCAGTTCGACAAACCCGAGCCGGAGGCCCTGATGGAAGCCGCCCGCGGCATCGCCGCCGAGGTCGACCTCGACTTCCTGTGGGAAGTCGCGGGCCAGGAGGAATTCGGCTTCGCCGAGCTGGGCGCCGAATATTTCGGCCACGCCCCGCTGCCGGCGGAAGCGGCCGGCCTGGTGCTGGCCCTGCACGGCGCGCCCATCTACTTCTACAAGAAGGGCCGCGGGCGCTACAAGGCCGCGCCCGAGCAGTCGCTGAAGGCGGCACTGGCCGGCATCGAAAAGAAGAAGCAGCAGGGCATCATCCAGGCCGCCTACGTCGAGGAACTCAAGGGCGGCAAGCTGCCGCAGGCGATGCAGTCCATCGTGCACCAGCTGCTGTTCAAGCCGGACAAGAACACCATCGAATACAAGGCCCTGGAAGCGGCGGCCGACGAGATGCAGACCACGGCCCAGCGCCTGATGCTGGCCAACGGCGGCCTGGCCTCGCCCAAGGAGCTGCACATGGCGCGCTTCCTGTTCGAGCACTTCCCGCGCGGGGCCGGTTTCCCGGCCGTCGAGCTGCCGAAGGCGCCGGCCGACCTGCCGCTGGCCGAGGTCGCCGCCTTCTCGATCGACGACGTGACCACCACCGAGATCGACGACGCCTTCTCAGTGGTCCGGCTCGAGGACGGGACCGTGCGCGTGGGCATCCACATCGCCGCGCCCGGCCTGGGCATCCGCCCGGACGACGCCATCGACAAGATCGCGCGCGCCCGCATGTCGACCGTCTACATGCCGGGCGATAAGATCACCATGCTGCCGGACGAGGTGGTCAACGCCTTCACCCTGGCCGAAGGCAAGGACTGCCCGGCGCTGTCGCTGTACGCGGTGCTCGATCCGCAGGACTGGAGCGTCAAGTCGACCGTCACCCGCGCCGAGCGCGTGCCGATCAGGAGCAACCTGCGCCACAACGACCTCGACGACGTGGTCAACGAGGACACCCTGAACAGCGGCGCCGGCGACTATCCGCACAAGGAGGAGCTGGGCTTCCTGTGGCAGTGGGCGCTGCAGCTCGAAGCGGGCCGCATGAAGAAGCGCGAAGCCTTCGGCCTCAAGCCGGAACAGGCCAACCGGGTCGACTTCAACTTCTACGTCGAAGACGACGTGGTCACCATTGTGCGCCGCAAGCGCGGCGCGCCGCTGGACAAGATCGTGGCCGAGCTGATGATCTTCGCCAACAGCACCTGGGGCAAGCTGCTGCACGACTCGGGCGTGCCGGGCATCTACCGCTCGCAGACCCCGGGCGCCGGCGGCTGGGCCGCCAAGATGCAGGTGCGCATGGTGACCCACGCCGCGCCCCACCAGGGTCTGGGCGTGGATCAGTACGCGTGGAGCACCTCGCCGCTGCGCCGCTACACCGACCTGGTGAACCAGTGGCAGATCCTGGCCTGCGCCGAGCATGGCGTGACCGCGCCCCTGGTCGCGCCCTTCAAGCACCGCGACGCGACCCTGTTCTCGATCGTCTCGGCCTTCGACGCCGCCTACTCGGCCTACAACGACTTCCAGCAGAACATGGAGCGTTACTGGTGCCTGCGCTGGCTGGGCCAGCAGAATGCGCGCCAGGTCGACGCCGTGGTGCTGAAGGACGAGATCGTGCGCCTGGTCGAGATACCGCTGGTGGCCCGCCTGGCCGGCATGCCCCAGGTGGCGCGCGGGGCGGCGGTCAAGCTGGACATCCTGCGCTGGGACGAGGTCGACCTGAGCCTCGAAGCGCGCCTGCTGGAAGTGGCGAGCGCGGCGCCGGACGTCGAGCTGGCGCTGGAAGAGGAAGAAGAGAACGAGTCCGGCGCGGCGGAGGCGGCCGAAGTGGCCGAGGCCGAAGGGTCGGTGACGGCGGTGGATACGGGGGGGGAGCAGCAGCCGTCGCCGGCGTCGGCGCAATAG
- a CDS encoding energy transducer TonB translates to MAEFPDSTSLPATLQRVKYSRQNRPLIIALAVSVLAHAALLAVRFAAPDVLRQQPADPGLEVVLVNAKHANAPAKADALAQANLDGGGTAASGRAKSPLPDLRKVEDGDSIKALQRRIAELEQRQQDVLSRVRRSEFTAPPVTEKDKPDPSRTGADNLESQRAISRTAAEIFERIEEENRRPKRTQITPSTRQVGYALYYKSMQKRIEEIGTLSFPQHNGRKLYGELVVYIPVFQDGTIYLKDGGPRVERSSGNPALDKAALDIVRRAAPFGAFPANMRSRGKDDLWEVVTRFRFTREEKMQAELGGGGA, encoded by the coding sequence ATGGCTGAATTCCCTGATTCAACATCCCTCCCGGCCACCCTGCAGCGCGTGAAGTATTCCCGACAAAACCGCCCCCTGATCATCGCCTTGGCCGTCTCCGTGCTCGCCCACGCGGCGCTGCTCGCGGTGCGTTTCGCCGCGCCCGACGTCCTGCGCCAGCAGCCGGCCGACCCGGGGCTGGAGGTGGTGCTGGTCAATGCCAAGCACGCCAACGCGCCGGCCAAGGCAGACGCCCTGGCCCAGGCCAACCTCGACGGCGGCGGCACCGCCGCCAGCGGCCGCGCGAAATCCCCGCTGCCCGACCTGCGCAAGGTCGAGGATGGCGACAGCATCAAGGCCCTGCAGCGCCGCATCGCCGAACTCGAACAGCGCCAGCAGGACGTCCTGAGCCGCGTGCGCCGCTCGGAATTCACCGCCCCGCCGGTCACCGAGAAGGACAAGCCCGACCCCAGCCGCACCGGCGCCGACAACCTCGAATCGCAGCGCGCCATCTCGCGCACCGCCGCCGAGATCTTCGAGCGCATCGAAGAAGAGAACCGCCGCCCCAAGCGCACCCAGATCACCCCCAGCACGCGCCAGGTCGGCTACGCGCTGTACTACAAGTCCATGCAGAAGCGGATCGAGGAGATCGGCACCCTCAGCTTCCCCCAGCACAACGGGCGCAAGCTGTACGGCGAACTGGTGGTCTACATCCCGGTGTTCCAGGACGGGACCATCTACCTGAAGGACGGCGGCCCGCGCGTGGAACGCAGCTCGGGCAACCCGGCCCTGGACAAGGCGGCTCTGGACATCGTGCGCCGCGCCGCGCCCTTCGGCGCCTTCCCGGCCAACATGCGCAGCCGCGGCAAGGACGATCTGTGGGAAGTGGTGACGCGCTTCCGTTTCACCCGCGAGGAAAAGATGCAGGCAGAGCTCGGTGGAGGCGGCGCATGA
- the aroE gene encoding shikimate dehydrogenase yields the protein MSDRYCVIGNPIAHSKSPQIHAAFAAATGQDLRYERCLAPLDGFAATVRELVAQGYRGANVTVPFKLEAFRLATRLSERARAAGAVNTLKFDGDGIYGDNTDGPGLVADIVRNAGVPLAGKRILLLGAGGAARGAMLPLLEQGPRQLVVANRTLATAEALVGEFGQYAGRLAVSGFAALEGGFDVAINATSASLSSELPPLPPAIFGPGCLALDMMYGNKPTVYMEFAARHGASVRDGLGMLVEQAAEAFALWRGVRPDTNEVLTSMRRST from the coding sequence ATGAGCGACCGTTATTGCGTGATCGGCAACCCGATCGCCCACAGCAAATCGCCCCAGATCCATGCCGCCTTCGCCGCCGCCACCGGCCAGGACCTGCGCTACGAGCGCTGCCTGGCGCCGCTCGACGGCTTCGCGGCCACCGTGCGCGAGCTGGTGGCCCAGGGCTACCGGGGCGCCAACGTCACCGTGCCCTTCAAGCTGGAAGCCTTCCGTCTCGCCACCCGCCTGTCGGAACGCGCGCGCGCGGCCGGCGCAGTCAACACCCTGAAGTTCGACGGCGACGGGATCTATGGCGACAACACCGACGGCCCCGGCCTGGTGGCCGACATCGTGCGCAACGCCGGTGTGCCGCTGGCCGGCAAGCGCATCCTGCTGCTGGGCGCGGGCGGGGCGGCGCGCGGCGCCATGCTGCCGCTGCTGGAGCAGGGCCCGCGCCAGCTGGTGGTGGCCAATCGCACCCTGGCCACGGCCGAGGCGCTGGTGGGCGAGTTCGGCCAGTACGCCGGGCGCCTCGCGGTGAGCGGCTTCGCCGCCCTGGAAGGCGGCTTCGACGTGGCGATCAACGCCACCTCGGCCAGCCTGTCGTCCGAGCTTCCGCCGCTGCCGCCCGCGATTTTCGGCCCGGGCTGCCTGGCTTTGGATATGATGTACGGCAATAAACCAACCGTGTACATGGAATTCGCCGCCCGCCACGGCGCCAGCGTGCGCGACGGCCTCGGCATGCTGGTGGAGCAGGCCGCCGAGGCCTTCGCCCTGTGGCGTGGCGTGCGGCCCGACACCAACGAGGTGCTGACATCGATGCGACGTTCGACGTAA
- the mtgA gene encoding monofunctional biosynthetic peptidoglycan transglycosylase — translation MGKSGKSGKSGKSGKAAAAPRRRWLKWLVLGPLLLVLLVQLYFFAMVCWYAYFNPSSTSFMRQQLSELQEKNPKATLKHQWVPYERISRNLKAAVIASEDGNFIEHGGVDWAAMERAYEDNQKKKRKGMRGGSTITQQLAKNLFLSGSRNYLRKGQELVIAFMLETVMSKQRILEVYLNVVEFGRGVFGAEAAARYYYKTSAANLSAAQAARLAVMLPNPRYYDKHRSTNYLQRRASLIQRYIRYTEVP, via the coding sequence ATGGGCAAGAGCGGCAAGTCCGGCAAATCCGGGAAGAGCGGCAAGGCGGCCGCCGCCCCCCGGCGGCGCTGGCTCAAGTGGCTCGTCCTCGGCCCGCTGCTGCTGGTCCTGCTGGTCCAGCTGTATTTCTTCGCCATGGTCTGCTGGTACGCCTACTTCAATCCGTCCTCGACCAGCTTCATGCGCCAGCAGCTCTCCGAGCTGCAGGAGAAGAACCCGAAGGCCACGCTCAAGCACCAGTGGGTGCCCTACGAACGCATCTCGCGCAACCTGAAGGCGGCGGTGATCGCCTCGGAAGACGGCAATTTCATCGAGCACGGCGGGGTCGACTGGGCGGCGATGGAGCGCGCCTACGAGGACAACCAGAAAAAGAAGCGCAAGGGCATGCGCGGCGGCTCGACCATCACCCAGCAACTGGCCAAGAACCTGTTCCTGTCGGGCTCGCGCAATTACCTGCGCAAGGGCCAGGAGCTGGTGATCGCCTTCATGTTGGAAACCGTGATGAGCAAGCAGCGCATCCTCGAGGTCTACCTCAACGTGGTCGAATTCGGCCGCGGCGTGTTCGGCGCCGAGGCGGCCGCGCGCTATTATTACAAGACCTCGGCCGCCAACCTCTCGGCCGCCCAGGCCGCGCGCCTGGCGGTGATGCTGCCCAACCCGCGCTACTATGACAAGCACCGCAGCACGAACTACCTGCAGCGCCGCGCTTCCCTGATCCAGCGCTACATCCGGTACACCGAGGTGCCTTGA
- the corA gene encoding magnesium/cobalt transporter CorA — protein MINVFVLQNGRLNQVTIASREDLENVAPVWVDLTDPTDEERTWVKTAYGVTLPDEDEVQDIEASARYYEAENGDLHLRTDFLLEEEDGPSRVVTVAFILSGKKLFSVHNDDLPVFRLVRMRARSRPGSIEDYMDVLLDLYATDAEYSADALEGIYESLEEVSTRVLQKEFTDQDAAAALNAIAHEEDLNGRIRRNMMDTRRAVSFLMRGRLLNADQFEEARQILRDIESLDGHTSFLFDKVNFLMDATVGFININQNKIIKIFSVASVAFLPPTLIASLYGMNFNLMPELNWRFGYPFALTLMAASAVAPLWYFRRRGWLK, from the coding sequence ATGATCAACGTATTTGTCCTACAAAATGGCCGATTGAACCAGGTAACGATCGCTTCGCGGGAGGATCTCGAGAACGTCGCTCCCGTGTGGGTCGACCTGACCGATCCGACCGACGAGGAGCGCACCTGGGTCAAGACGGCCTATGGCGTCACCCTGCCGGACGAGGACGAAGTCCAGGACATCGAGGCCTCGGCGCGCTACTACGAGGCCGAGAACGGCGACCTGCACCTGCGCACCGACTTCCTGCTCGAGGAAGAGGACGGTCCGTCGCGGGTGGTCACGGTGGCCTTCATCCTGTCGGGCAAAAAGCTGTTTTCGGTGCATAACGACGACCTGCCGGTATTCCGGCTGGTGCGCATGCGCGCGCGCTCGCGTCCCGGCTCGATCGAAGACTATATGGACGTGCTGCTCGACCTGTACGCGACCGACGCCGAATACTCGGCGGACGCGCTCGAGGGCATCTACGAAAGCCTGGAAGAAGTCTCGACCCGGGTGCTGCAGAAGGAATTCACCGACCAGGACGCGGCCGCCGCGCTGAATGCCATCGCCCACGAGGAAGACTTGAACGGCCGGATCCGCCGCAACATGATGGACACCCGGCGCGCGGTCAGCTTCCTGATGCGCGGCCGGCTGCTGAACGCCGACCAGTTCGAGGAAGCGCGCCAGATCCTGCGCGACATCGAATCGCTGGACGGCCACACTTCCTTCCTGTTCGACAAGGTGAACTTCCTGATGGACGCCACCGTCGGCTTCATCAACATCAACCAGAACAAGATCATCAAGATCTTCTCGGTGGCCTCGGTCGCCTTCCTGCCGCCGACCCTGATCGCCAGCCTGTACGGCATGAACTTCAACCTCATGCCCGAGCTGAACTGGCGCTTCGGCTATCCCTTCGCGCTGACCCTGATGGCGGCCAGCGCGGTCGCGCCGCTGTGGTACTTCCGCCGGCGCGGCTGGCTCAAGTAA
- a CDS encoding cytochrome-c oxidase, giving the protein MQTTTQGAAAPLSGAGIVWLKLSVLYLILGVAIGMAMGASHNFTLRPVHTHVNLLGWTTLALAGLIYSVFPQAGASRLAKAHFWLLNLALPVMLIGLTLLVTGNTAMGPVLAVAESVAALGVLAFAANLFLNLKR; this is encoded by the coding sequence ATGCAAACCACTACCCAGGGCGCTGCTGCGCCCCTGTCCGGCGCCGGCATCGTCTGGCTCAAGCTGTCCGTCCTCTACCTGATCCTCGGCGTGGCCATCGGCATGGCCATGGGCGCCAGCCACAACTTCACCCTGCGCCCGGTGCACACCCACGTCAACCTGCTGGGCTGGACCACCCTGGCCCTGGCCGGCCTGATCTACAGCGTCTTCCCCCAGGCCGGCGCCTCGCGCCTGGCCAAGGCCCACTTCTGGCTCCTCAACCTGGCGCTGCCGGTGATGCTGATCGGGCTCACCCTCCTGGTGACGGGCAATACGGCGATGGGCCCGGTGCTGGCCGTGGCCGAGAGCGTGGCGGCGCTGGGCGTGCTGGCCTTCGCGGCCAACCTGTTCCTGAACCTGAAGCGCTGA
- a CDS encoding GAF domain-containing protein → MKLDAIRACFEGVIPGTMCTASPDGTPNVSYLSQVQFVDGEHIALSYQFFNKTRANLLANPRAMLAVIDPFTAAHYRLTLEYLRTETDGPLFESMKAKLAGVASHVGMCGVFRLLGADVFRVLALDPVPGSRALPAPEPGRNLLAALRRGCEQLRPEGDLEQLLARALAVLDSGFGIGHAMILLFDEAGQRLYTVASRGYAASGVGSEIALGHGVIGVAARVRTPIRIGHMSSEYAYNRAIRANALSGGMNALETAIPLPGLSESRSQLAAPMLAGERLVGVLYVESPQDLRFSYDDEDALVALAGQLGMAIHILQAACEHADEAPAAAAAPEAPAGAPLAVRHYPENGSIFLGEDYLIKGVAGAIFAALVSDYLHLGRSEFSNKELRLDPRIRLPHLSDNLEARLLLLARRLEERAAGVCIEKSGRGRFRLRVERPLQLVS, encoded by the coding sequence ATGAAGCTCGACGCCATCCGCGCCTGTTTCGAGGGCGTCATCCCCGGCACCATGTGCACCGCCAGCCCGGACGGCACGCCCAACGTGTCCTACCTGAGCCAGGTGCAGTTCGTGGACGGCGAGCACATCGCCCTGTCCTACCAGTTCTTCAACAAGACCCGCGCCAACCTGCTGGCCAACCCGCGCGCCATGCTGGCGGTGATCGATCCCTTCACCGCCGCCCATTACCGGCTCACCCTGGAATACCTGCGCACCGAGACCGACGGCCCGCTGTTCGAGAGCATGAAGGCCAAGCTGGCCGGCGTCGCCTCGCACGTCGGGATGTGCGGCGTGTTCCGCCTGCTGGGGGCGGACGTGTTCCGGGTGCTGGCGCTCGACCCGGTGCCGGGCAGCAGAGCGCTGCCCGCGCCCGAGCCCGGGCGCAACCTGCTGGCCGCCCTGCGCCGCGGCTGCGAACAGCTTCGTCCCGAGGGCGACCTGGAGCAGCTGCTGGCGCGCGCCCTGGCGGTGCTGGACTCCGGCTTCGGCATCGGGCACGCCATGATCCTGCTGTTCGACGAGGCCGGGCAGCGCCTGTACACGGTGGCCAGCCGGGGTTACGCCGCCTCGGGGGTCGGCTCCGAGATCGCCCTGGGCCACGGGGTGATCGGGGTGGCGGCGCGGGTGCGCACGCCGATCCGCATCGGCCACATGAGTTCCGAGTACGCCTACAACCGGGCGATCCGCGCCAACGCGCTCTCCGGCGGCATGAATGCGCTGGAAACCGCGATTCCCCTGCCCGGCCTGTCGGAATCGCGCAGCCAGCTGGCCGCGCCGATGCTGGCCGGCGAACGCCTGGTGGGCGTGCTCTACGTCGAAAGTCCGCAGGACCTGCGCTTCAGCTACGACGACGAGGATGCGCTGGTGGCCCTGGCCGGCCAGCTGGGCATGGCGATCCACATCCTGCAGGCCGCCTGCGAGCACGCCGATGAGGCCCCGGCGGCGGCGGCCGCGCCAGAGGCGCCGGCCGGCGCCCCGCTGGCCGTGCGCCACTATCCGGAAAACGGCAGTATCTTCCTGGGCGAGGATTACCTGATCAAGGGCGTGGCCGGCGCGATCTTCGCCGCCCTGGTGAGCGACTACCTGCACCTGGGCCGCAGCGAATTCAGCAACAAGGAACTGCGCCTCGATCCCCGCATCCGGCTGCCACACCTGAGCGACAACCTGGAAGCGCGCCTGCTGCTGCTGGCGCGCCGGCTGGAGGAAAGGGCGGCCGGCGTGTGCATCGAAAAGAGCGGGCGCGGACGCTTCCGGCTGCGGGTCGAGCGGCCGCTGCAGCTCGTTTCCTAA
- the hemL gene encoding glutamate-1-semialdehyde 2,1-aminomutase, translating into MTTEQASSRNDQLFARAQQSTPGGVNSPVRAFRSVGGTPRFITRAEGPYFWDADGKRYIDYIGSWGPAIVGHAHPEVVKAVQEAAARGLSFGAPTEGEIEIAEELCRLVPSLEQVRLVSSGTEATMSALRLARGATGRDKIVKFEGCYHGHADSLLVKAGSGLLTFGNPTSAGVPEDFVKHTLVLDYNNIPQLEDAFASMGSTIACVIVEPVAGNMNLIRATPEFLQRMRELCTEHGAVLIFDEVMCGFRVGLGGAQEMYGIAPDLTALGKVIGGGMPVAAFGGRAELMQKMAPIGPVYQAGTLSGNPVAVAAGMTTLKLVQAPGFYERLAAQTAKLVDGLSEAAREAGVTFCADSVGGMFGMYFSASVPSTYGQMMAGDKERFNRFFHGMLDEGVYFAPAMFEAGFVSARHDDAVVAETVAAARRVFARIA; encoded by the coding sequence ATGACCACAGAACAAGCCAGCTCCAGGAACGACCAACTCTTCGCCCGCGCCCAGCAATCCACTCCCGGCGGCGTCAACTCGCCGGTGCGCGCCTTCCGTTCGGTCGGCGGCACCCCGCGCTTCATCACCCGCGCGGAAGGTCCGTACTTCTGGGACGCCGACGGCAAGCGCTACATCGACTACATCGGGTCCTGGGGCCCGGCCATCGTCGGCCACGCCCACCCCGAGGTGGTCAAGGCAGTGCAGGAAGCGGCCGCGCGCGGCCTGTCCTTCGGCGCCCCGACCGAGGGCGAGATCGAGATCGCCGAAGAACTGTGCCGCCTGGTGCCCTCGCTGGAGCAGGTGCGCCTGGTCTCCTCGGGCACCGAGGCGACCATGAGCGCGCTGCGCCTGGCGCGCGGCGCCACCGGGCGCGACAAGATCGTCAAGTTCGAGGGCTGCTACCACGGCCACGCCGATTCCCTTCTGGTGAAGGCTGGCAGCGGCCTGCTCACCTTCGGCAACCCGACCTCGGCCGGGGTGCCGGAAGACTTCGTCAAGCACACCCTGGTCCTGGACTACAACAACATCCCGCAGCTGGAAGACGCCTTCGCCTCGATGGGTTCGACCATCGCCTGCGTGATCGTGGAGCCGGTGGCCGGCAACATGAACCTGATCCGCGCCACCCCGGAATTCCTGCAGCGCATGCGCGAACTGTGCACCGAGCACGGCGCGGTCCTGATCTTCGACGAAGTGATGTGCGGCTTCCGCGTCGGCCTGGGCGGCGCCCAGGAGATGTACGGGATCGCGCCGGACCTCACCGCGCTGGGCAAGGTGATCGGCGGCGGCATGCCGGTGGCGGCCTTCGGCGGCCGCGCGGAACTGATGCAGAAGATGGCCCCGATCGGCCCGGTCTACCAGGCCGGCACCCTGTCGGGCAACCCGGTCGCGGTGGCGGCCGGCATGACCACCCTGAAGCTGGTGCAGGCGCCGGGCTTCTACGAGCGCTTGGCCGCGCAGACCGCCAAGCTGGTGGACGGCCTGAGCGAGGCCGCCAGGGAAGCCGGCGTCACCTTCTGCGCCGATTCGGTGGGCGGCATGTTCGGCATGTACTTCTCGGCCAGCGTGCCCTCGACCTACGGCCAGATGATGGCCGGCGACAAGGAGCGCTTCAACCGCTTCTTCCACGGCATGCTGGACGAAGGCGTGTACTTCGCCCCGGCCATGTTCGAGGCCGGCTTCGTCTCGGCCCGCCACGACGACGCGGTGGTCGCCGAGACGGTCGCCGCGGCGCGCCGCGTGTTCGCGCGCATCGCCTGA
- a CDS encoding hydroxymethylpyrimidine/phosphomethylpyrimidine kinase — protein MQNQPLPLILTFGLCDPVGALGVQADVAAFAALGCHALTAVAGLLVSDSARVENLHEIDSDWMADQARTLLEDMPVAAFKVGAVPSALHLAAIAEIVSDYPDAPLILDPFLTSLPDGGMGDEEMMSALISILAPQATCLIASQAEVGRMAETWREGGDGTLEQDVAELTSAGLQYVLVTGTRDEDGACYNTLFDREGEVARVGWQHLPGPFVGAGNTYSAAFTALMARGFDAPTSLQVAQEYTTGALEHAQRFGMGKFIPSKFYRP, from the coding sequence GTGCAAAACCAACCGTTACCCCTCATCCTGACTTTCGGCCTGTGTGATCCGGTCGGTGCGCTGGGCGTGCAGGCGGACGTTGCCGCCTTTGCCGCGCTGGGTTGCCACGCGCTGACGGCGGTCGCCGGCCTGCTGGTCTCGGACAGCGCGCGGGTCGAGAACCTGCACGAAATCGACAGCGACTGGATGGCCGACCAGGCCCGCACCCTGCTCGAGGACATGCCGGTGGCCGCCTTCAAGGTCGGCGCCGTGCCCAGCGCCCTGCACCTGGCCGCGATCGCCGAAATCGTGTCCGACTATCCCGACGCTCCCCTGATCCTCGACCCCTTCCTCACCTCGCTGCCCGACGGCGGCATGGGCGACGAGGAGATGATGTCGGCCCTGATCTCGATCCTGGCGCCGCAGGCTACCTGCCTGATCGCCTCGCAGGCGGAAGTCGGCCGCATGGCCGAGACCTGGCGCGAGGGCGGCGACGGCACGCTCGAACAGGACGTGGCCGAACTCACCTCCGCCGGCCTGCAATACGTGCTGGTGACCGGCACCCGCGACGAGGACGGCGCCTGCTACAACACCCTGTTCGACCGCGAGGGCGAAGTCGCGCGGGTCGGCTGGCAGCACCTGCCCGGTCCCTTCGTCGGCGCCGGCAACACCTATTCGGCGGCCTTCACCGCACTGATGGCGCGCGGCTTCGACGCGCCCACCTCCTTGCAGGTCGCCCAGGAATACACCACCGGAGCGCTCGAACATGCGCAGCGCTTCGGCATGGGCAAGTTCATCCCCAGTAAGTTCTACCGGCCCTAG
- a CDS encoding rubredoxin produces the protein MCLICGWVYDEAAGAPDDGIAPGTRWADVPMNWTCPECGARKDDFEMTAI, from the coding sequence ATGTGCCTGATCTGCGGCTGGGTGTACGACGAGGCGGCCGGCGCCCCGGACGACGGCATCGCGCCGGGCACGCGCTGGGCCGACGTGCCGATGAACTGGACCTGTCCGGAATGCGGCGCGCGCAAGGACGATTTCGAGATGACCGCCATCTGA
- a CDS encoding PleD family two-component system response regulator — translation MTTSPPLTIMVVDDSNTIRRSAEIFLSGAGYQVVLAEDGFDALAKINDHHPALVFCDILMPRLDGYQTCALIKKSARFSSTQVVMLSSKDGLFDRARGAMVGASAYLTKPFSKDSLLAAVREHAAAG, via the coding sequence ATGACGACATCGCCGCCCCTGACCATCATGGTGGTCGACGACAGCAACACGATCCGCCGCTCCGCCGAGATCTTCCTGAGCGGGGCCGGCTACCAGGTCGTATTGGCCGAGGACGGGTTCGACGCCCTGGCCAAGATCAACGACCACCACCCGGCGCTGGTGTTCTGCGATATCCTGATGCCGCGCCTGGACGGCTACCAGACCTGCGCGCTGATCAAGAAGAGCGCGCGCTTCTCCAGCACCCAGGTGGTGATGCTGTCGTCCAAGGACGGCCTGTTCGACCGCGCGCGTGGCGCGATGGTTGGCGCCAGCGCCTACCTGACCAAACCGTTTTCCAAGGACAGCCTGCTGGCCGCCGTGCGCGAGCACGCCGCCGCGGGCTGA